A part of Amphiprion ocellaris isolate individual 3 ecotype Okinawa chromosome 16, ASM2253959v1, whole genome shotgun sequence genomic DNA contains:
- the LOC118471092 gene encoding uncharacterized protein LOC118471092: MQRVWKMWRTHECASQDSEIELHHFHWTWQIIQSKQVQKLHEVCQKWEEETSQLQDALSDVMDVREFTSIAIDEMINGRHGCDAAYREQSYEMFKEHTTNLIYHMKLTINSVRRRLDRSDNPIYRNGLLVLLKQVQSSQTNVAESIKDMLFGSSLNVEVYSMFSDNVSIVIQHFKVLREGLDGQQHPHLLSPLREGARQKEISQSSLPVKDTCELNLDHMLRGSDSLVFDVMERDYQAEHEEELSDEETIEAELAHKHDSDDLKIPAVSDEPKLIHKALEFDLLPLLYEVVTVTKGKDVTALNQICTGVLELSNCYAQATKEALAIVDAVDCQTLESFRAELVSLTPLLVQTAQETAMSSAMSTESIYKHSTQFSDLINNIRKVLLPVAGTWYHAIYTELQGNLRTLAASVTQQLNEVMTLCADVVQLLMSSDLTLQIEGQETFSVLHSKLNKAQNHTRYLVEFSTSGEGYIDQLEGLCILWGLSVQILINSLDKILGTSTAMSQLNPQKQLSMLSENSLRIQEATRLTSLNCKSAYRAKQLTGYQDELKILTDAYLKAAQELDIMPSVMQLAKSEFFRRQLLIKIRVLSGHLSKQNKDYDTLFQKIVSIAYSAAEHFRENNGEENTEQEFEITAQKLVENIKSATRRVEDCLNYIRDPHVRSNLRSINDHLSFQISDIVSRARLMVETHYICDTLCLHVQIQCWSAKAHYVVEEIRKQDGIHQEAKEHIQTGLQGRTPEDTNKVLTTIPSKVKEVEFPSDTTMSSWQKGNTESIDAAESNLNMAAVAKYVPGNLEKDDFPGSHIYKEASSLTYTSLFLKQESDSWDPKDNRIVQVTRKMADTICYMTQYLKKKGPIPNKDAFVSAAKDVISNCQSVTQFIRVIANHSLDKQCTVELSLIVEQILTITSQLNIISSVHAVTPGCKSSDEILVKNAQNLLQTVLRGVHAAETACITGLKQPEPNSDGAEATALCFQWKRNLEIHRAQQTSNPDTDELGLRKTSSHPLAPSLAPHVQDTYK; this comes from the exons ATGCAAAGAGTTTGGAAAATGTGGAGAACTCACGAGTGTGCCTCACAAGACTCAGAGATCGAATTGCACCACTTTCACTGGACTTGGCAGATAATTCAGAGCAAACAGGTTCAGAAGCTTCACGAAGTGTGTCAGAAATGGGAGGAGGAGACTAGTCAGCTTCAGGATGCTCTCAGTGACGTAATGGATGTGAGGGAATTCACTAGTATTGCTATTGATGAGATGATCAATGGCCGCCATGGATGTGATGCAGCATACAGAGAGCAGAGTTATGAAATGTTTAAGGAACATACAACAAATCTAATTTATCATATGAAGCTGACGATTAACTCAGTAAGGAGGCGCTTGGACAGAAGTGATAACCCCATCTACAGGAATGGACTCCTGGTCCTGCTGAAACAAGTTCAGTCATCTCAAACCAATGTGGCTGAGTCAATCAAAGACATGCTTTTTGGTTCCAGTCTGAATGTGGAGGTATATTCTATGTTTTCAGACAATGTTTCCATAGTTATTCAGCATTTTAAGGTGCTTAGAGAGGGACTGGATGGCCAACAGCATCCACATCTCCTGAGCCCGCTGCGAGAAGGGGCACGCCAGAAAGAAATCTCACAGTCATCTTTACCAGTCAAAGACACCTGTGAACTTAACCTGGATCATATGTTAAGAGGCTCTGattctcttgtttttgatgttatGGAAAGAGATTATCAAGCTGAACATGAGGAGGAGCTCTCAGATGAGGAAACCATAGAAGCGGAACTGGCTCATAAACATGACAGCGATGATTTAAAGATCCCAGCTGTCTCTGATGAGCCTAAACTGATCCACAAGGCTCTTGAATTTGACCTTTTACCCCTTTTGTATGAAGTTGTGACTGTGACTAAAGGGAAAGACGTGACAGCGCTCAACCAGATCTGCACTGGTGTTCTTGAGTTGTCAAACTGTTACGCCCAAGCTACGAAAGAAGCCTTGGCTATTGTTGATGCGGTTGATTGTCAGACGTTGGAAAGCTTTAGAGCAGAGCTGGTGTCATTGACCCCGCTGCTCGTCCAGACAGCTCAAGAGACAGCGATGAGCTCAGcgatgagcacagagagcatcTACAAACACAGCACGCAATTTTCTGACCTTATTAACAACATCCGCAAGGTTTTACTGCCCGTGGCTGGAACTTGGTATCATGCCATTTACACTGAGCTGCAAGGGAATCTGCGAACTCTGGCAGCCAGTGTTACACAGCAACTAAATGAAGTGATGACTTTATGTGCTGACGTGGTCCAGCTGTTGATGTCATCTGATTTAACCTTACAAATTGAAGGTCAAGAAACATTCAGCGTTTTACACAGCAAGCTGAACAAAGCCCAGAACCACACAAGGTATCTTGTAGAGTTTTCCACCTCAGGAGAAGGGTACATTGATCAGCTTGAGGGGCTTTGTATCCTCTGGGGTCTCTCTGTTCAGATTTTAATAAATTCTTTGGACAAGATTTTAGGAACATCGACTGCGATGAGCCAGCTGAATCCTCAGAAACAGCTGTCAATGTTGTCTGAGAACTCACTTAGAATCCAAGAGGCCACAAGGCTCACCAGCCTGAACTGCAAAAGTGCTTACAGAGCAAAACAGTTAACAGGATACCAGGATGAACTGAAAATACTGACTGACGCCTATCTTAAAGCTGCACAGGAACTCGACATAATGCCAAGTGTGATGCAACTTGCAAAATCGGAATTCTTTCGGAGACAGCTTTTGATTAAAATTAGAGTGCTATCTGGTCATTTAAGCAAACAAAATAAGGATTATGACACATTATTTCAAAAAATTGTCAGCATTGCCTACAGTGCTGCAGAACACTTCAGAGAAAACAATGGGGAAGAAAATACAGAGCAAGAATTTGAAATCACAGCACAGAAACTTGTTGAAAACATAAAATCTGCAACCAGAAGAGTTGAGGACTGCTTAAACTACATCCGTGACCCACACGTTCGTTCCAATCTGAGGTCTATCAATGACCATTTGTCTTTTCAGATCTCAGATATAGTCAGCAGGGCAAGGCTCATGGTAGAGACTCACTACATTTGTGACACTCTCTGCCTGCATGTGCAGATACAGTGCTGGTCAGCAAAAGCTCACTATGTGGTGGAGGAGATCAGGAAGCAAGATGGGATTCATCAAGAAGCTAAAGAGCACATCCAGACTGGGCTTCAGGGCAGAACACCTGAAGATACCAACAAAGTATTAACTACAATCCCATCTAAAGTCAAAGAAGTGGAATTTCCCTCTGACACGACAATGTCATCCTGGCAGAAAGGCAATACAGAAAGTATAGATGCTGCCGAAAGTAATTTAAACATGGCAGCTGTGGCAAAATATGTACCTGGGAATCTGGAAAAAGAT GATTTTCCTGGGTCCCATATATACAAAGAGGCTTCTTCACTGACCTACACATCCCTTTTTCTGAAACAAGAAAGTGACAGCTGGGACCCTAAGGACAACAGAATCGTCCAGGTGACCAGGAAGATGGCTGACACAATATGCTACATGACTCAGTATTTGAAGAAGAAAGGCCCAATACCG AATAAAGACGCATTTGTCAGCGCAGCCAAAGATGTGATCTCCAACTGCCAGTCAGTCACTCAGTTTATCAGAGTCATTGCCAACCACAGCCTTGATAAACAGTGTACGGTTGAACTCTCACTCATTGTTGAGCAGATTCTCACCATCACCAGTCAGCTCAACATCATCTCCAG TGTCCATGCTGTAACCCCTGGGTGCAAATCATCTGATGAGATCCTGGTGAAGAATGCACAAAATCTCCTCCAGACGGTCCTGCGTGGGGtccatgcagcagaaacagcctGCATTACG GGTCTGAAGCAGCCTGAGCCAAACTCAGATGGTGCAGAGGCCACAGCTTTGTGTTTCCAGTGGAAGAGAAACCTGGAAATCCATCGCGCCCAGCAGACTTCTAACCCAGACACAGATGAGCTGGGTTTGAGGAAGACATCATCGCACCCTTTAGCGCCCAGTCTAGCCCCTCATGTACAAGACACCTACAAGTGA